DNA from Amorphoplanes friuliensis DSM 7358:
TTGACCCGCAGCACCCGCTCCCACGCGTCCAGACCGGTGACCAGGATCGAGTCGTCGTCCGGGGGCGAGATGCCGGCGTTGTTGAAGGCGATGTCGACCCGCCCGTGCCGCTCGGCCACACCGTCGAAGAGTGCCTTGACCGCCTCCTCGTCGCTGACGTCACAGGCGACGAACTCGCCGCCCACCTCCTCGGCCACGGCCTGACCGGCGTCCGCCGAGATGTCGACACAGACGACCTTGGCACCCTCGGCGGCGAACCGCCGTGCGGTGGCCAGGCCGATGCCGCTCCCGGCGCCGGTGATGACGGCGACCCGATCCTGCAAACGCTCCACAGATGACCTCTCAGCTGTCCGTCGCGATGAACACGTTCTTGACGTCGGTGAACGACAGCAGCGCGTCCGGGCCCAGCTCACGGCCGAGACCGGACTGCTTCATGCCACCGAACGGCGTCCAGTACCGCACCGACGAGTGCGAGTTGACGCTGAGGTTGCCGGTCTCGACGCCGCGGGAGACGCGCAGGGCCCGGCCCAGGTCACGCGTCCAGATCGAGCCGGAGAGGCCGTACTCGGTGTCGTTCGCGAGACGGACCGCGTCGGCCTCGTCGTGGAACGGCAGCACCGACACGACCGGCCCGAAGACCTCTTCCCGCCAGTGCGCGTCGTCGGCGGAGTGGGCCAGGAGCACGGTCGGCGGGAACCACCAGCCGTCACCCTTCGGCGCCTCACCGGCAAAGGCCACCTCGGCCCCACCCGTGTACGACGCGACCTTCTCCCGATGCGCGGCGGAGATCAGCGGGCCCATCTCGGCGGTGTCCAGGCTCGGATCCTGCACCCGGAACGCCTTGACGGCCGGCTCCAGCAGCGAGAGGAAACGCTCGTAGACGGTGTCCTGGACCAGCAGCCGCGACCGCGCACAGCAGTCCTGACCGGCGTTGTCGAACACTCCGGCCGGTGCGGCGGCGGCTGCGCGTTCCAGGTCGGCGTCGGCAAAAACGATGTTGGCGCTCTTGCCGCCGAGCTCGAGCGTCACGCGTTTCACCTGGTCGGCGCAGCCGGCCATGATGGACTTCCCGACCGGTGTCGACCCGGTGAAACACACCTTGCGGACGGCCGGATGGGTGACAAAACGCTGCCCGACGACACTGCCCTTGCCGGGGATCACGGTGAAGACGCCCTCGGGCAGGCCCGCCTCCAGCGCCAGCTCACCGAGCCGGATCGCGGTCAGCGGGGTCAGCTCGGCCGGCTTGAGCACCACCGTGTTGCCCGCGGCCAGGGCCGGAGCGAAGCCCCAGCCCGCGATGGGCATCGGGAAGTTCCACGGCACGATGATGCCGACCACACCGAGCGGCTCGTGGAAGGTGACGTCGAGGCCACCGGCCACCGGGATCTGCCGCCCGGACAGCCGCTCGGGGGCACCCGCGTAGAAGTCGAGCACGTCGCGGACGTTGCCCGCCTCCCAGCGGGCGTTCCCGATGGTGTGCCCGGAGTTGCGGACCTCGAGGCCGGCGAGCTCCTCGATGTGGTCGCCGACCACCGCGGCGAAGCGCCGCAGCAGCCGGGCCCGGTCGCCCGGAGCCACCTGCCGCCAGCTCTCGAAGGCCCGCTGGGCCCGTTCGATCGCGGCGTCCGTCTCGGCCAGGCCGTTCGACGGCACGGTCCCGAGCACGGTCCCGGTCGCCGGATTGATCACGTCAGTGCTGTCCACCCGCCACCTCCCCGATGATCATCACACGCGCCGGGTCACAGGCGTTCGAATCCGCGGCGCAGCTCCCAGTCCGTGACCGCCGCGTCGAACGCCGCGACCTCGACCTTGGCCATGTTCGCGTAGTGCGCGACCACGTCGTCACCGAAGGCGGCGGCCGCGACGGGGCTGAGCTCCCACAACTCGAGGGCGTCCCGCAGCGCCCCGGGCACCCGCGGCGCGGTCGCGTCCTCGTAGGCGTTGCCGCGGAACTCGTCCTCGAGCTCCAGCTCGTTCTCCAGCCCGTGCACCG
Protein-coding regions in this window:
- a CDS encoding aldehyde dehydrogenase family protein; translated protein: MDSTDVINPATGTVLGTVPSNGLAETDAAIERAQRAFESWRQVAPGDRARLLRRFAAVVGDHIEELAGLEVRNSGHTIGNARWEAGNVRDVLDFYAGAPERLSGRQIPVAGGLDVTFHEPLGVVGIIVPWNFPMPIAGWGFAPALAAGNTVVLKPAELTPLTAIRLGELALEAGLPEGVFTVIPGKGSVVGQRFVTHPAVRKVCFTGSTPVGKSIMAGCADQVKRVTLELGGKSANIVFADADLERAAAAAPAGVFDNAGQDCCARSRLLVQDTVYERFLSLLEPAVKAFRVQDPSLDTAEMGPLISAAHREKVASYTGGAEVAFAGEAPKGDGWWFPPTVLLAHSADDAHWREEVFGPVVSVLPFHDEADAVRLANDTEYGLSGSIWTRDLGRALRVSRGVETGNLSVNSHSSVRYWTPFGGMKQSGLGRELGPDALLSFTDVKNVFIATDS